The sequence below is a genomic window from Phoenix dactylifera cultivar Barhee BC4 chromosome 16, palm_55x_up_171113_PBpolish2nd_filt_p, whole genome shotgun sequence.
TAATTTGTCGAATGATCGGATAATTGATTTTATCTAGATTTGGCTGAAATTTTAGTATATTATTTCTGGTATTGAGAGTTATAGGTTGAACAACTTGAATATTTGAAAAGATTTCTCCATTGATTATTTCAAGCATCAATACTTGGTGAGATTTATcctctattttattatttattgttgAAATTCACTTTATTGGTATAAATGTTCTTATTGTAGAAGCCAAGATTAAATCTTGATGATATTTGTGCAGTCTCTAGTTGAACTAGAGAGGATATAttgtaattttattattttaaataataaaagttTTTGGCTAGACTAGGTTCTATAGTTTTTTTCTTCacgtcaaaagattttttatgttaaaaaaattatgtcgTCTCTTATTTGTagattgcttgattattttgtttGTAAATTGTTTGAGTAGACGGTAGAGATTATTGTTGCTTGGTGGGTAATATCCCATTTAATTAcataaagaggaaaaaaagttTGCAACATTATTATTTCTTGATTGTATTTTTCCATCATACTGCAAGCTTATCTAATATACATCGAGTAGTGATCCGAtacatatttttagataaattgATACATGGTTTTAAgaacatatataatttttatcagTATACACTACATTGGTAGATGATACACAACAAgcaattaatcatcttgtatttattttttttaaagttatatgGTTGACGGACTCAGTTAGTGGTAGGAGTTTTATTCTTATTTGATTTGGATTTTCTCTTTGAGATGGACGCTAGAGAAAATATGACGAAACAAAGTCCCACCGcataaatattttatagtgTCTGTCCCATATAATTTTTGTTCCTTATCCACACGTTTACCATTTGAATAAATCTCGATGAACAACTTGCCATGCATGTGAGCCTGGAAGAGCAAATGCCGTGGAAATTTGGGTCAAttagctttcttttttattctttagtAGAAGGACCAGTCAGTTGGTAACCACCCCCACTCCCCCCCATCATGGTGGTTATGGACTAATATAGATGGTGGTATTCctagcatatatttttaaaaaataatatcaaatttCATATGCATGATGAATAAGATTTTTATCTCGATTCAAATCTTGGTTTTATATTGATACTGGGCACCACCTGATAAAATATATGTAAAAATCTTAATTCATCGAGACGACACCATTCGCTATCTGCTCTCAACCATTACAACTACTACCAACCTCTCTATACTAAATTCTTAATAAAATTATGTCGGAAGTACCTTACTTCCTCCATGAATcttcaaaacaaaaacaaaaaaacacgcGGTTCAATTATCTCGATCAAGATAAATTGATAAACTATAAGACATGAgctaatatgatttttttaatcaCCTTTGACCTCCTTAAATATatgtttaaataataaatattgagattaatatttaaatataatttttaacttAGATTTATTATATTGGCTAAGATACCGATATCTTCGTTCCTTTTAAATTTTTCCATTAACCATGTCGTTCGAGATAAACCAAAACCACAGTTCATCACAATCTGGACCTGCACCTATCAAGTTAGATTATTGGCAGTCTTGTGTGTTTCTTGAAAAGGAAAACAATCTCATTTCTCAAATACACGTAACATGGTAGATTGGCATGCAGCCCTCCACGGGCAAGTCAATGCGTGGACGTAGAAGGTagagtttttgtttctttttaataaGAGAAGCAATTATTGAGAAAATATTATAATGATCGACATGCGAGACGCTTCAAGCTAAGACCAAGGAGTAGCAATTATGTTTGAAAGCGTCGACATTGTGACAAAACAAAGGCACGAAGGCATCAATGCTGCTATCTCCCATCGACGATGGCAGGATGAACAGCATGCCTTCCACGGGGAAGTAGCTGGGCATGAAGTAGTACGGTGGGCTCCCCCCACCAAAATCCAGATCATAGAATGGGAACCGAAGCCAGCTATCCACCTCCAGGTCTGGACACAGCACCGACTTCCCCATGTCTGCCGTCGGCGATAAATTCTCCGACTGCACCACGCCGGAGCTCGCAAAATCTATAAACGATCGAAAATATCCGTCGTTCACCTTCGCCACCTCGTCGTGGATGAGCTCCGCCGCGAACTGCAATGGCTGGCTGATCAGCTCTGCCACCTTCGCCCGAGGAAACGCCCACAGAACCAAGTTGCCAAAGTACTCATTGGGCACTCGAGGGCTTAACCTCGTGCGCCCGTTCACTGATATCCTTACCTGGGTGGTCTCGCAACCATCTAGGCCCCGAGCCTTTGTCACTACCCTCCACAGGTGAGCCACCAGGCTTTCAAACGTGGTGTGGGGCCTATTGGATTTAGACCCCAGCGAAGCCTGGGCCTTGAGCTTGTTTAGGAACTCCTTGGTGAAGTGCACCTTGGAAACAACTATGTCATCCTTTAAGGGatcttccttacctttgtcGAACTTGTTCTTGCTCGTGAACTCCACTCCCCGGTGCTTGAACTCGAGCTTCGGAGGGCTGCGAGGGACGAAGAATGTGGTACGGTCGTGCAAGGGGAGCGGATCGATGGCGAGACCGCGCGACGAACGGCCCCATGCAACCAAGAAGTTGCTGGTGGCGTGGCCGTCGGCGACCAGGTGGTGCGCCGTGAATCCCACCATCAGGGAGCCGCAAGTAAACCGTGTCAGCTGGACCTGGACCAGCTCTGCCACGCCGTGGAGGCTCGGGTGAAAGCTTAGTAACGCCGCTGAGGGCTTGAAGGGCATGGCCTTGTCAAGGGTGGTTTCCGCCGATGCCTCGATGAAGCGGACGCCTTCATCGTTGAGGAGGATAACCGGGTTGCCTTTAGGGTCTTTGCCAAGCCTTCCGGCCCACTCCCGGTACTCGGAGAGCACCATGGAGAGGCCCTTCTCCACCGTAGAGTTGCAAGGGGTCGGCGGCCGGAAGGCGTAGATGACGGCAATGTGGGTGTTGTAGGTGACCTTGTCGAAGACGCTTAAGGGGACGCGGAGAGTGGTTGGGGGAGGGTGCCCTTCGTAGGAGGGCTTGACGAGCCTTGAGCTCTCCACTCTCACCTTCATGGCTTTGGGGTCGTTTGGCATGGTTTCGGGTTATGGGCTAACTGTTTATGAGGTATGAGAAGGGGCTTCCCTGGTCTTGTTGCTTAAATAGGCTACTAGAAGTGGGTCATCGGTGTATTGTTTAATTAAAAAGCCTAGGGTATATGCTTTTGCCAAGTCCTCGGATCCTCGTTTTGCTTTTTTCTCGAAGGTCCAGGTAATTTGGATTTCGTAAAATAAAAGCTTGGATGGTTAAATTGAGGCTGAGTAGGAGCTGATTTTTGAACCGTATTTTTTGTGGACTGTTCATGTATTCCCTTCATTGccatttcaattttttattttttttggtaaacggAAATTTATTAAACCATTCAAGTGTCAATACAACcctgagaaaataaaatatctaataATTGCGAAGAAAAATCAGACATAGATATCCACAATGTAGAATCCATATATATGTGCAGCAATATATGAAGCTGTGTAATTTGCAGTACTATTAGcttcttaaaaaatatatttaaacttCAAAAGATTGAAAAGATGCAATGAGAATTCGAAGCTTTTTAAGTATTAGTTGCGAAAGATAAGCTTTTCCATGCAGCACGCAGCTCCGTCGCATAAACCATGATATCAAACAATCTAACTTCACTTGCTACCGTTACTACATCACTCGAGTTCCTATTAACAAAGCTTGATCCATGCATGTGCGCCAGGTAAAACCATGAAGCCtagtgcatgcatgcatgcatgcttttATGGATGTATCACCATTAAAATCAAGTTATTAATTTTACTGCCAGTTATAGGATTCATATCCCCGATATCAGTGAGAATGTAAACACTTTCTATTTTCTTCTATCAGTTAACTCCAATATATTTTCAACATTTGAAGGCATGCAAGTAACTAAAGTTCAGATATACTCTGCGGTGGATAGTTTGTACTGCAGAGGATTGTATAAAGCTCTCGATAGCCGTCACATCACCCCCATCGCAAAGATCGACGCCGTCTTCTTTGAAAGCTGAACGAGGGAGGTATGCTCCATTGTTTTTATTAAACATTACTGATGACATACAACGTCAGAGTGATCTGGCCACTCTTATTATATTGTGAGAGGTGGGAGAGGGGGGAGGGTGTAGGCTGACCAAGCAGGCCTGCGGACCTAATTTTTGGTGGCCGGTACGTATCCTGTGAGCATCTCCGTTCGTCCGTGAGCAGCGCTCCTTTCCCTACGTGCATGGGAATTCTCCGTCTTTACCGAGAAAATCGTACATAATGTGTACGAATacagtaaaaaaaaatcaaaaaaaaaagaacatcatAGAGTGTACAGGATAACTCCGCCTCTCCTACTTAGAGGTGGTTCCCGAATGGTTGGCAACAAAAAAGGCCATTCAATCTGCAGCCCTAGTGGCCTTTCTAAACACATGCTTCGCCTGGAGCACCATCCCACCATAAACCATAGTCCGAATATCTCTCAACAACAGGTAGTAATCACCGTCCCTTCGGACATTTGCTGGATCTACCCAATGATCGTTGCAGTCACCCTCTAGAAGAACCTCTCTCTCCTGCAAAGCGTGCCAAACGTAGCACAAATCAGCTGCGCTCAAGCCGCTCTCAACTCCGTTCCTGGCACCGAGGTGTTAAACAAGTGGCAGCTTCCGACAACAATCACTCTGAAGTCCGGGCCCCTAACAACAAAGCCCGCACCACCCCTAGTCCTACCTCCCTCCAGAACGTATCCatcgaaattgaccttgaggaaactcggaggTGGGAGCTCTCAGATGAAAACTCCACAAATAGATGAGGAGCTCCAGATATTCTaagctgtcaaaggtctatcCGACGAGATCGTCTGAGAGGCTTCCATCGCCAACAGTCGCACTCTCTCCACCACTACTTCCGGTGGGGGGCAGCCCTCTCCAAATATCTATGCATTTCTTGCGAGCCAGTTCTAATAAATAGCATATGTTGTCTGAACTGCTTCCGATCTGAATTGCAAGGCCCGACCAAAGATCGAGAATCGAAGAAAAGAGGCCGCATGAGTCCGGTCTTTATCCCTTTATCTGCACGTAACTCTTTCCCACCGACCAGGCGTGAGTTAGAACCACCATCTCCTGTTTGAGCCCAGACACGGCCGCTTCTCGGACACTCAAGCTTCTTTTTGGACAAACATACGTACGTCAAAGAGTGCATCGTGGTGGGTGCGAAACTCGGCATATTCTGATTGTCACCAGACAGCCGTCCGTCCATGCGATGGGGCCATATGGTGGTTATTGAGAGCTGCAGGCCTCTCGGTGCAAAGCACATCCCGAGGGCAAGCAACTAACCAAAGTAGAACTCTTTTAACTCTTGTTGAAGTTTATAAATTTGACTCAAATGAGATGTTAATTGGATCCGGTCAGGTTTGTAATTCGAACTAGCTTTCAGCTAGCAAACCTACAATGCAAGAAGCTGGGAAGGAATATGCTTTGCACCTGTGGTTTTCTTCATTTTTACCTCAATTGCAATTCTAGTATAAACTGGGATCTCAATTTGTTTCGATAATTGACATTCACCGATACATTGATACTTGATACGAGCTgatgttttatttttcaatgcATCCATATATacaatatacatatacacacacatatatacatttatgtatatataatattgCCTACTGTTCTCTCACTATAGGAAGTTGTTTGCCTCGTTGATTCTTGGCTAAGGAGAATCTAAGTTTTTAACGGTTAAACATATGCTAGCCGAACATGATCATCATTTTCATGAACGTGGGATGAGATAATTATAAGTGAggtgttttccttttctttacttTTATTGAATAAGAGAGTATCTTACTAAGTAGAAAGACGTAACTGCGGAGTCTGCTTGACAGATTGATGGAGGTTGGATTTGAAGGATGCTGATCCATCCTGGGTGGCCCTGTTCATATGAAAGATGGCATGGAGCTGCCTACCGACCAGGAGGATGTTAGCCAGATGAGGTGTGCAGACCTCTCTGTTTTGTGATGTATGCTCAGATGCTGAGGAGACCATCACCCATGTCATCCTCAGGTGCCACAGGGCTGCGCAGATTAGGGagtgctcctcctctcctcccccaCAGGTGTTGAAGTCAGCAGAGGACCTACTACACCGTTTGAGGGACTCCATGAGGAGTCTGAGCTGTGTCGAGAAGGGGATCAGGAGGCCATACCTGGCCTACCACATATGGTTGGACATGAATGCTCGTGTCTTTGAGGGCAGCAGCTTGACGCCGAGGACGGTGGTGGCCATGGCTTTTCGTCATGCTGCGAAGATCACTACGGTTACCGCATAGAGATCCTCTGGGATGGTCAGGGACATCTGAAATACCTGTTTCGCTGTTACAACACCCAAGTTTGCCCTTTTTTCATGGATTCACCTACCTCTTGGTCATCTTAAAGTTAATTTCGATGGTGGCATGTCAGCGGATGGATTGCATGGAGGAGTgggatttgtgatcagagatcaTCATGATATGTTGGTAGTGACAGGAGGTCGGCGCACCTTTGGCCTGACTGTAATTGAGGGGAGCTTCAGGCAGCCTGGGAGGGCATTTCTTATGCAAGGAGAGTATTCAGAGCTGATCGGGTACACCTGGAGGGGGATTCCTCCatggtgattgactggatacgGGGTGTGGACCGCTACGGGAATGGCCACCCATTGATTGGGGAGACCTGCAGATTGGTCAAGAAGATAGAGCATTTTCAGGTAGCTCACGTATTTTGGGAGCCAAACAGAGCTGTAGATTGGGTTGCCTCCTCCGTGGCTCGGCACTTCGATGAGTTTATTTGGACGATTGCTGATATCCCTTCTTCCTCGTATCATTTTCTTTCTGTTGACTTGTCTGGCTGTACTCATGTGAGAACTATATGATATGCCGTTTttaccccccaaaaaaaagagagagtagaAGATCTACAATAATTACGGACTATTTGAATATTCCTGCAGATTGGGTTGAAATTTTTGTAGGAGAATGGGCTGCCCATTTAAATATTGCTCTATCAACCAAATACCTTCTAGCttgttaccaaaaaaaatccaaatactaCTTTCCAGCTCAAATAttgtagagaaaaagaaaaaaaccttaATGGATCGTTTTTTTCTTCCTGTAGCATGAGGGCTAGATTTGGACCGGGATTTACGCATGCTCTTAAAAATTGTGAGCTACATAGGCGAACAGATACTATCTGATGTAAGGAGTCGGTGCATGATGATCGGTTgcatggtttaaaaaaaaaaagagaacagcACAGCTATTGATTTCTCTTCAACAACAATCTACCATTTACCAATCTATTTATATTTTAACTTGCTGCTTAAAAATGGAAAAGTTATAAATTTCACTTAATCCACCGAAGGAAAATTTCTTTTGTTCACGAATAGAGTAATATATCGTGGCTGGACTTGGGCTAAGCGAAACCAAAGTTTGAACTGGGCTGGCCCAATTATTTCAACATAAAACAAAGTTTTTTTTCGAACCGTCGATTTGTATCTTTCGCCCATCGGATCGCACTACGCACAGATCGCAAAGCAGTCATACGTCCCGTTCGTCCGCCTGCACAGCTCTTGAAGCAACGGTCGATTTGCGCAATCCAACGGTCGATTCgcgcgaaggaaggtgaatccttctttcgcgcgaaagacaCAACCCagtccctatttttttttttttggttaaaacggcaattcatatagctctaacttgagtacatcctgccaaatcagAAAAAAGCAAAAGATACAGATCAGGCGGGAGTTCTGCCGTGGATGACCAACATAACTCCCCAGAATGCCGTGCAgcataggaggcgacccagtctgctgccctgttcgcctcccggAAAACATGTACTGCCTGAAACTCCTCCATCGCCATAGCCAGCCTGCGGGTCTCCCGAATAAGTGGGTGGCCATCTCCATATCTATCCGCCCCCCGGATCCAATCTATAACAATAGAAGAGTCCCCCTCAAGAAACACCCGCCCGGCCCCGAGCACCCGCCTCACGTAGGAAACACCGGCCCATGCTGCCCATAGCTCTGCTCCCACAACCGAGAGCCCTGTCGAGCCCCGGCCACCCGCCGCAATCAACCTCCCATGGTGGTCTCTGATAACAAAACCGACTCCTCCTGACCTCCCATTCCTCGCCACACTGCCATCGAAATTTAC
It includes:
- the LOC103710206 gene encoding agmatine coumaroyltransferase-2-like → MPNDPKAMKVRVESSRLVKPSYEGHPPPTTLRVPLSVFDKVTYNTHIAVIYAFRPPTPCNSTVEKGLSMVLSEYREWAGRLGKDPKGNPVILLNDEGVRFIEASAETTLDKAMPFKPSAALLSFHPSLHGVAELVQVQLTRFTCGSLMVGFTAHHLVADGHATSNFLVAWGRSSRGLAIDPLPLHDRTTFFVPRSPPKLEFKHRGVEFTSKNKFDKGKEDPLKDDIVVSKVHFTKEFLNKLKAQASLGSKSNRPHTTFESLVAHLWRVVTKARGLDGCETTQVRISVNGRTRLSPRVPNEYFGNLVLWAFPRAKVAELISQPLQFAAELIHDEVAKVNDGYFRSFIDFASSGVVQSENLSPTADMGKSVLCPDLEVDSWLRFPFYDLDFGGGSPPYYFMPSYFPVEGMLFILPSSMGDSSIDAFVPLFCHNVDAFKHNCYSLVLA